The following are encoded together in the Tripterygium wilfordii isolate XIE 37 chromosome 3, ASM1340144v1, whole genome shotgun sequence genome:
- the LOC119995044 gene encoding aladin — MPSFPPPGSVTICEINRHLITAEALSDDLARDSYGKILGMVFSAVPFQSEQLVSTPSPERDTERQERTNGETAQRKIGLASALRGIVNDSLKRLFYHPNDVNLLPEVSLQGVSWHQHKHIIAFISGPHQVTVHDFEDADGKDPCILTSESQKDIKVLEWRPNGGKSLSVACKGGICIWAASYPGNAASVRSGVSSYLGTLSRGSGTRWALVDFLRSHNDEQISALSWSPDGRYLASGSYESASFTIWDVAQGVGTPIRRGLGGISMLKWSPTGDYFFAGKFDGTFYLWETNTWTSEPWSSTSGFVTGATWDPDGRMILVAFSRSSTLGSIHFASKPPLLDAHLIPVDLPETSSLSNSQGIEKIAWDASGERLAVSFKGGDDIYKGLIAVYDTRRNPLISASLIGFIRGPGENPKPIAFSFHGKFKQGPLLSVCWSSGFCCIYPLIFRSHILP; from the exons ATGCCTTCGTTTCCTCCTCCCGGATCAGTCACCATCTGCGAAATCAACCGACACTTGA TTACTGCCGAGGCTCTCTCTGACGATCTAGCTCGGGACTCTTATGGGAAAATTCTC GGAATGGTATTTAGCGCTGTTCCATTTCAATCGGAGCAGCTGGTATCTACACCGAGTCCAGAGCGGGACACCGAACGTCAAGAAAGGACAAACGGGGAGACCGCACAAAGGAAGATTGGTTTAGCATCAGCATTGCGGGGGATTGTCAATGACTCCCTCAAGCGCCTGTTTTATCATCCAAATGAT GTAAACTTGTTACCAGAGGTTAGTCTTCAAGGAGTAAGCTGGCATCAACATAAACATATAATTGCATTTATTTCTGGACCACATCAAGTGACGGTACATGATTTTGAGGATGCAG ACGGAAAGGATCCTTGCATTTTAACCAGTGAATCTCAGAAAGACATAAAAGTTCTAGAGTGGAGGCCGAATGGTGGAAAGTCACTTTCTGTTGCATGCAA GGGTGGTATTTGCATTTGGGCTGCTTCCTATCCTGGCAATGCAGCATCTGTGAGATCTGGTGTCTCTTCATATTTGGGAACACTCTCTAGAGGATCTGGAACTCGATGGGCTCTGGTGGATTTTCTTCGGAGTCATAATGATGAACAAATTAGTGCACTCTCATGGAGTCCTGATGGAAG ATATTTGGCATCTGGCTCATACGAGAGCGCATCATTCACCATATGGGATGTTGCTCAAG GGGTGGGCACACCTATTCGAAGGGGATTAGGCGGCATATCAATGCTAAAATGGTCACCTACTGGAGATTACTTTTTTGCTGGAAAATT TGATGGAACATTTTATCTTTGGGAGACAAACACATGGACATCAGAGCCATGGTCTTCAACAAGTGGCTTTGTCACG GGAGCAACTTGGGATCCTGATGGCCGTATGATACTGGTTGCTTTCTCTAGATCTTCAACGTTGGGTTCTATTCACTTTGCATCAAAGCCACCATTATTGG ATGCTCACCTTATACCGGTTGATTTGCCAGAGACGAGTTCCTTGAGTAACAg TCAAGGAATTGAGAAGATAGCCTGGGATGCTTCTGGTGAACGATTAGCCGTATCTTTTAAGGGAGGGGATGATATTTACAAAGGTCTTATTGCCGTGTATGACACTAGAAGGAATCCTTTGATTTCTGCCTCACTGAT TGGATTTATAAGAGGACCTGGAGAAAACCCCAAGCCGATTgcattttcatttcatggaaagtTCAAACAGGGACCGCTGCTTTCTGTT tGTTGGAGCAGTGGATTCTGCTGTATCTACCCACTTATATTTCGTTCTCATATTCTTCCTTAG
- the LOC119995045 gene encoding 50S ribosomal protein 5 alpha, chloroplastic-like translates to MTQNPYWPVEFRLQRGELRMALLLFFAPPGPLASSSAPHSSFSSSATTLAVDAATISRLYIKPIDLCSNSLGEICFDKLFSASRRGGIIAKVSLDVEETGQDGEMALSESDDDDEENIPFVKIPLESNLQLKLEQKMRMKVAKKVRLRRKKLIRKRRTRKKGQWPPSKMKKLKNV, encoded by the exons ATGACCCAAAACCCATATTGGCCGGTTGAATTCCGATTGCAAAGAGGAGAGCTAAGAATGgctcttctcctctttttcGCTCCTCCAGGACCACTCGCTTCCTCCTCCGCTCCGCATTCTTCGTTCTCGTCATCAGCGACCACTTTGGCTGTAGATGCTGCAACAA TTTCTAGGTTGTACATAAAGCCTATTGATTTATGCTCAAACTCTCTTGGGGAGATTTGCTTTGATAAGCTCTTTAGTGCTTCCAGAAGGGGAGGAATTATTGCGAAGGTATCTTTAGATGTAGAGGAAACTGGTCAAGATGGTGAAATGGCTTTATCTgagagtgatgatgatgatgaagagaaCATCCCGTTTGTCAAAATTCCATTGGAATCGAACTTGCAGCTGAAGCTGGAGCAGAAGATGAGGATGAAAGTGGCAAAGAAGGTTAGGCTTCGGAGGAAGAAGCTTATTAGGAAGCGGAGGACGAGGAAGAAGGGTCAATGGCCGCCTTCAAAAATGAAGAAGTTGAAGAATGTCTGA
- the LOC119995046 gene encoding 50S ribosomal protein 5 alpha, chloroplastic-like: protein MSVHCFNSIPFLSSQPFPSSSLSITATPISRLHLRPIGQNPTSFDGFQYFVSLNVRKTGEVIVRASSETDETGPKDGVEPPSDNKEESVPIDKLPLELKLQERMKQKMKMKMAKKIRLRRKRLVRKRRLRKKGRWPPSKMKKLKNV from the exons ATGTCTGTCCACTGCTTCAATTCTATTCCCTTCCTCTCTTCACAACCTTTTCCATCGTCTTCACTCTCCATCACCGCAACCCCAA TTTCTAGGTTGCACTTGAGGCCCATCGGTCAGAACCCAACATCTTTCGATGGATTTCAATATTTTGTGTCCCTTAATGTTAGAAAAACTGGGGAAGTAATTGTCAGAGCTTCATCTGAGACCGATGAAACTGGTCCCAAAGATGGTGTTGAACCTCCTTCAGATAACAAAGAAGAGTCTGTTCCAATTGACAAACTTCCCTTAGAGTTGAAGTTGCAGGAGAGGATGAAGCagaaaatgaagatgaagatggcaAAGAAGATAAGGCTCCGCAGAAAGCGGCTTGTTCGCAAGCGAAGGCTGAGGAAGAAGGGCCGATGGCCTCCTTCAAagatgaagaaattgaaaaatgtCTAA